A part of Propioniciclava coleopterorum genomic DNA contains:
- a CDS encoding HpcH/HpaI aldolase/citrate lyase family protein, producing the protein MPTTPRPDRVRRTVLAVPGSSDRFIEKARGLGVDALFLDLEDAVAPAVKEESRHRIVAALRDPAGFAAPTVTVRVNDWSTPWTFRDTETVVLGAGSRIDCLVLPKVTRADQVVALDLLLTQLEHEAGLPVGGIGIEAQIEEARGLTHVNEIAASSPRLETLVYGPGDFMASMGMAGLNVGAQPAGYPADAFHHVMMTILVAARAHGLQAVDGPFVAIRDVDGFTASARRAAALGYDGKWVLHPGQVEAGNVAFSPDPADLARAERIMTAYAEAGTAAGGARGAIVVDDEMVDEAGVKLAAAIVARGRAAGSTIGRESA; encoded by the coding sequence ATGCCGACCACGCCTCGTCCCGACCGTGTCCGCCGCACGGTGCTCGCCGTCCCCGGGTCCTCCGACCGCTTCATCGAGAAGGCGCGCGGGCTGGGCGTGGACGCGCTGTTCCTCGACCTGGAGGACGCCGTCGCCCCGGCCGTGAAGGAGGAGTCCCGGCACCGCATCGTCGCGGCGCTGCGCGACCCGGCCGGCTTCGCGGCGCCGACCGTCACCGTCCGGGTCAACGACTGGTCGACGCCGTGGACGTTCCGCGACACCGAGACCGTCGTGCTGGGCGCGGGCTCCCGGATCGACTGCCTCGTGCTGCCCAAGGTGACCCGCGCCGACCAGGTGGTGGCCCTCGACCTGCTGCTGACCCAACTCGAGCACGAGGCGGGACTGCCCGTCGGCGGGATCGGCATCGAGGCGCAGATCGAGGAGGCCCGCGGGCTGACGCACGTGAACGAGATCGCCGCGTCCTCGCCGCGGCTGGAGACCCTGGTGTACGGGCCGGGCGACTTCATGGCGTCCATGGGGATGGCCGGGCTGAACGTCGGAGCCCAGCCCGCCGGCTACCCGGCCGACGCGTTCCACCACGTCATGATGACGATCCTGGTCGCCGCCCGCGCGCACGGCCTGCAGGCCGTCGACGGGCCCTTCGTCGCGATCCGGGACGTCGACGGGTTCACCGCGTCCGCGCGCCGCGCGGCCGCGCTCGGGTACGACGGCAAGTGGGTGCTGCACCCGGGGCAGGTCGAGGCCGGCAACGTGGCGTTCTCGCCCGACCCGGCCGACCTGGCGCGCGCCGAGCGGATCATGACGGCGTACGCCGAAGCGGGAACGGCGGCCGGGGGAGCGCGCGGCGCTATCGTGGTGGACGACGAGATGGTCGATGAGGCCGGGGTGAAACTCGCCGCGGCGATCGTGGCCCGCGGCCGGGCGGCCGGATCCACGATCGGGAGGGAATCAGCATGA
- the glgC gene encoding glucose-1-phosphate adenylyltransferase produces MSDRPNVLSIVLAGGEGKRLMPLTADRAKPAVPFGGTYRLIDFVLSNLANSGLTKIAVLTQYKSHSLDKHLAQTWRMSTLLGSYVTSVPAQQRTGKSWFSGSADAIYQSMNLINDEDPDYVVVFGADNIYRMDVAEMLTAHIESGAEATIAGIRVPRSEASAFGIIDAGDDTVIDAFLEKPADPPGLVDSPEESYASMGNYIFTRKAFVEALRADAEDGGSKHDMGGNIVPSFVDKGQAHVYDFTRQSVPGATEKDRNYWRDVGTIDAYHAAHMDLVNVVPEFNLYNRRWPIFTSQPQAPGAKFTLRGTAEDSIVTSGCIISGGDVDRSVLSPNVIVDKWAKVEESVILTGAKIGRNAVVRRAILDKNVVVEDGAEVGVNPDADRARGFHVSEGGITVLSKGDRVSAQ; encoded by the coding sequence ATGAGCGATCGACCGAATGTCCTGTCGATTGTCCTGGCCGGCGGAGAAGGCAAGCGACTGATGCCGTTGACCGCCGACCGGGCCAAGCCGGCCGTCCCCTTCGGCGGGACCTACCGCCTCATCGACTTCGTGCTGTCCAACCTGGCGAACTCCGGTCTGACCAAGATCGCCGTGCTGACGCAGTACAAGTCCCACTCCCTGGACAAGCACCTCGCGCAGACGTGGCGGATGTCGACCCTGCTGGGCAGCTACGTCACGTCGGTCCCCGCGCAGCAGCGCACCGGCAAGTCGTGGTTCAGCGGCAGCGCCGACGCCATCTACCAGTCGATGAACCTCATCAACGACGAGGATCCCGACTACGTGGTCGTCTTCGGCGCCGACAACATCTACCGGATGGACGTCGCCGAGATGCTGACCGCGCACATCGAGTCGGGCGCCGAGGCGACGATCGCCGGGATCCGCGTCCCGCGCTCCGAGGCGTCCGCGTTCGGCATCATCGACGCGGGCGACGACACGGTCATCGACGCCTTCCTCGAGAAGCCGGCCGACCCGCCCGGGCTGGTGGACAGCCCCGAGGAGTCCTACGCCTCGATGGGCAACTACATCTTCACGCGCAAGGCCTTCGTGGAGGCGCTGCGCGCCGACGCCGAGGACGGCGGCTCCAAGCACGACATGGGCGGCAACATCGTCCCCTCCTTCGTGGACAAGGGCCAGGCCCACGTCTACGACTTCACCCGCCAGTCGGTCCCCGGCGCCACCGAGAAGGACCGCAACTACTGGCGCGACGTGGGCACCATCGACGCCTACCACGCGGCCCACATGGACCTGGTCAACGTCGTGCCGGAGTTCAACCTCTACAACCGCCGCTGGCCGATCTTCACGTCCCAGCCGCAGGCGCCGGGCGCCAAGTTCACCCTGCGCGGCACCGCCGAGGACTCGATCGTGACGTCGGGCTGCATCATCTCCGGCGGTGACGTCGACCGGTCGGTGCTCTCGCCGAACGTCATCGTCGACAAGTGGGCCAAGGTCGAGGAGTCGGTGATCCTGACCGGCGCGAAGATCGGCCGCAACGCCGTCGTCCGCCGCGCGATCCTCGACAAGAACGTGGTGGTCGAGGACGGTGCCGAGGTCGGCGTCAACCCCGACGCGGACCGCGCGCGCGGCTTCCACGTCTCCGAGGGCGGCATCACGGTGCTCAGCAAGGGCGACCGGGTCAGCGCCCAGTAG
- a CDS encoding DUF1003 domain-containing protein, translating to MGTARFLLWMTIFIIVWIVINHYNSDILGDPFPFIFLTLLLSLQASYSAPLILLAQNRSEARERVSMEHDREVAAQSRADMDFLAREIASLRIRINDMPTRDFLRSELRDLLEELNRDDDDKGAPEQPGRP from the coding sequence ATGGGCACGGCCCGGTTCCTGCTGTGGATGACGATCTTCATCATCGTGTGGATCGTCATCAACCACTACAACTCCGACATCCTCGGCGACCCGTTCCCGTTCATCTTCCTCACCCTGCTGCTGTCGCTGCAGGCCTCCTACTCCGCGCCGCTGATCCTGCTCGCGCAGAACCGGTCGGAGGCCCGCGAACGCGTCAGCATGGAGCACGACCGCGAGGTGGCCGCGCAGAGCCGCGCCGACATGGACTTCCTGGCACGCGAGATCGCGTCGCTGCGGATCCGGATCAACGACATGCCGACCCGCGACTTCCTGCGCAGCGAGCTGCGCGACCTGCTGGAGGAACTGAACCGCGACGACGACGACAAGGGTGCCCCCGAGCAGCCCGGACGACCCTGA
- a CDS encoding DUF3117 domain-containing protein, producing the protein MAAMKPRTGEGPIEVAKESRVIAMRIPADGGGRLVIELNAQEAAELLEALKGVVG; encoded by the coding sequence ATGGCAGCAATGAAGCCCCGCACGGGTGAGGGCCCCATCGAGGTGGCCAAGGAGTCGCGCGTCATCGCGATGCGGATCCCGGCAGACGGCGGCGGCCGGCTGGTGATCGAGCTCAACGCCCAGGAGGCGGCTGAGTTGCTGGAGGCGCTGAAGGGCGTCGTCGGCTGA
- a CDS encoding DivIVA domain-containing protein produces the protein MEWFLWGMVVVVLGLAAVAAAGRFGGMPTTAVHDSPVPELPDRPLTGDDLRHLRFAVTPRGYSMAQIDDLLDRLALELDEHDAQTPVGTRVAVRGGDAVAAEEWAKSPASDSELFRSAIMDPDVSQQPGEEGEHGSNEAPHG, from the coding sequence ATGGAGTGGTTCCTGTGGGGGATGGTGGTCGTCGTGCTGGGCCTGGCGGCCGTGGCGGCCGCGGGCAGGTTCGGCGGGATGCCGACCACGGCGGTGCACGACAGCCCGGTCCCCGAACTGCCCGACCGGCCGTTGACCGGGGACGATCTGCGGCACCTGCGGTTCGCCGTCACGCCCCGCGGCTACTCGATGGCGCAGATCGACGACCTGCTGGACCGCCTGGCCCTCGAACTCGACGAGCACGACGCGCAGACCCCCGTGGGAACCCGGGTGGCGGTCCGCGGCGGGGACGCCGTCGCGGCGGAGGAATGGGCGAAGTCGCCCGCCTCCGACTCCGAGTTGTTCCGTTCTGCGATAATGGACCCGGACGTGAGCCAGCAGCCAGGAGAAGAGGGAGAACATGGCAGCAATGAAGCCCCGCACGGGTGA
- the glgA gene encoding glycogen synthase, with product MRVSILTREYPPTIYGGAGVHVAQLVPQLARITDLVDVSCMGEPRDGARAFPETFPEGANGALRTLGTDVAMAAAIPEVDVIHAHTWYAQFAGIIGGQLQDVPLVVTAHSLEPDRPWKVEQLGGGYRVSSWIERTAFAEADAVIAVSEAMITNITNAYPEVERDRIHVVKNGIDTDEFSPDHGTDVLERLGVPLDQPIVAFVGRITRQKGLIHLVRAARMLDPDTTILLLAGAPDTPEIAAEFKAEFATLNAERPGRVFWVEEMLPRADVRQVNTAATVFACPSIYEPLGIVNLEAMACETAVVASAVGGIPEVVVDGTTGLLVPYDPARAGDAAYVADFEAQFAARINELTRDPERAAAMGKAGRQRCIDEFSWAKIAEETVEVYEAAIARHRARRDA from the coding sequence ATGCGCGTTTCGATCCTCACCCGCGAGTACCCCCCGACCATCTACGGCGGCGCCGGCGTCCATGTGGCCCAGCTCGTCCCCCAGCTGGCCCGGATCACCGATCTGGTCGACGTCTCCTGCATGGGCGAGCCGCGCGACGGCGCCCGCGCCTTCCCCGAAACGTTCCCCGAGGGCGCCAACGGCGCGCTGCGGACGCTGGGGACCGACGTGGCCATGGCGGCCGCGATCCCCGAGGTCGACGTGATCCACGCGCACACCTGGTACGCCCAGTTCGCCGGCATCATCGGCGGCCAGTTGCAGGACGTGCCGCTCGTCGTGACGGCGCACAGCCTGGAGCCCGACCGCCCCTGGAAGGTCGAGCAGTTGGGCGGCGGCTACCGGGTCTCGAGCTGGATCGAGCGGACGGCCTTCGCCGAGGCGGACGCCGTCATCGCGGTCTCCGAGGCGATGATCACCAACATCACCAACGCCTACCCCGAGGTGGAGCGCGACCGGATCCACGTCGTGAAGAACGGCATCGACACCGACGAGTTCTCCCCCGATCACGGCACGGACGTCCTGGAGCGCCTCGGCGTCCCCCTCGATCAGCCCATCGTGGCGTTCGTCGGGCGGATCACGCGCCAGAAGGGTCTGATCCATCTGGTCCGCGCCGCCCGGATGCTCGACCCCGACACGACCATCCTGCTGCTGGCCGGCGCCCCCGACACCCCCGAGATCGCCGCGGAGTTCAAGGCCGAGTTCGCGACGTTGAACGCCGAGCGTCCGGGGCGCGTGTTCTGGGTCGAGGAGATGCTGCCGCGCGCCGACGTCCGCCAGGTCAACACGGCGGCCACCGTGTTCGCGTGCCCCTCCATCTACGAGCCGCTGGGCATCGTGAACCTGGAGGCCATGGCCTGCGAGACCGCGGTCGTCGCCTCGGCGGTCGGCGGCATCCCCGAGGTCGTGGTGGACGGCACCACGGGCCTGCTCGTGCCCTACGACCCGGCGCGGGCCGGCGACGCCGCCTACGTCGCCGACTTCGAGGCGCAGTTCGCGGCCCGCATCAACGAGCTGACCCGCGACCCCGAGCGGGCGGCCGCGATGGGGAAGGCCGGCCGGCAGCGCTGCATCGACGAGTTCAGCTGGGCGAAGATCGCCGAGGAGACGGTGGAGGTCTACGAGGCCGCCATCGCCCGCCATCGGGCGCGCCGGGACGCCTGA
- a CDS encoding TIGR00730 family Rossman fold protein, producing the protein MSKKGKKGFRQQGPVIRRGDQVQATTTDQRLLQGGRGSDWLHSDPWRVLRIQAEFVEGFGALAELGPAVSVFGSARTPKDDPMYAQAVALGRRLAESGYATITGGGPGIMEAANKGASEAGGVSVGLGIELPFEDALNKWVSLGINFRYFFVRKVMFLKYAQGFVVMPGGMGTMDELFESLTLVQTQKMTRFPIVLFGSEYWSGLVEWMQQRMLADGYIKETDFELFHVVDDVERAVEIILEDGRNGHTRGA; encoded by the coding sequence GTGAGCAAGAAGGGCAAGAAGGGCTTCCGTCAGCAGGGGCCCGTCATCCGCCGCGGCGACCAGGTGCAGGCGACCACCACCGACCAGCGGCTGCTGCAGGGCGGCCGCGGGAGCGACTGGCTGCACTCCGACCCCTGGCGCGTCCTGCGCATCCAGGCGGAGTTCGTCGAGGGCTTCGGAGCGCTGGCCGAACTCGGCCCCGCCGTCAGCGTGTTCGGGTCGGCCCGCACCCCCAAGGACGACCCCATGTACGCCCAGGCCGTCGCGCTGGGCCGTCGGCTCGCCGAGTCGGGCTACGCGACGATCACCGGCGGCGGGCCGGGCATCATGGAGGCCGCGAACAAGGGCGCCAGCGAGGCGGGCGGCGTGTCGGTGGGGCTCGGCATCGAGCTGCCCTTCGAGGACGCCCTGAACAAGTGGGTCAGCCTCGGCATCAACTTCCGCTACTTCTTCGTGCGCAAGGTGATGTTCCTCAAGTACGCCCAGGGGTTCGTGGTGATGCCCGGCGGAATGGGCACGATGGACGAACTGTTCGAGTCGCTGACGCTGGTGCAGACCCAGAAGATGACGCGTTTCCCGATCGTGCTCTTCGGCTCCGAATACTGGTCGGGGCTGGTGGAATGGATGCAGCAGCGCATGCTGGCCGATGGATACATCAAGGAGACTGATTTCGAGCTGTTCCACGTGGTCGACGACGTGGAACGGGCCGTCGAGATCATCCTCGAGGACGGCCGCAACGGCCACACGCGGGGGGCGTGA
- a CDS encoding sec-independent translocase, with protein MPEIIVLGALAIIIFGPEKLPELARKAARVLAYLRKIGDDARGQLREELGPEFDNFNITDLNPKNLVARHLLSGDEIADFREMRDDAIATGQLVKDTVSDATGTSTSDTPAAAAAPAVTVPFDPEAT; from the coding sequence ATGCCGGAGATCATCGTCCTCGGCGCGCTGGCGATCATCATCTTCGGTCCGGAGAAGCTGCCCGAGCTCGCGCGCAAGGCCGCCCGCGTCCTGGCCTACCTGCGCAAGATCGGCGACGACGCGCGCGGCCAGCTCCGCGAGGAGCTCGGCCCGGAGTTCGACAACTTCAACATCACCGACCTGAACCCCAAGAACCTGGTCGCGCGGCACCTCCTCTCCGGCGACGAGATCGCCGACTTCCGCGAGATGCGCGACGACGCGATCGCCACGGGTCAGCTCGTCAAGGACACCGTCAGCGACGCGACGGGCACCTCGACGAGCGACACCCCGGCCGCCGCCGCGGCGCCCGCGGTGACCGTCCCGTTCGACCCCGAGGCGACCTAG
- a CDS encoding OsmC family protein, which translates to MTQTPHTAPPTSITLTRTGARTYEATNAAGATVRVGGEGALSPVELLLAALAGCSAIDVDVVTARRAEPTRFEVTASGRKSTEGGNHLEDVTLRFALEFPEGPEGDQARARIDNALRASHERDCTVSRTVELATPVTFERVD; encoded by the coding sequence ATGACCCAGACTCCGCACACCGCACCGCCCACTTCGATCACGCTGACGCGCACCGGCGCGCGGACGTACGAGGCCACGAACGCCGCGGGCGCCACCGTCCGCGTGGGCGGCGAGGGCGCCCTCAGCCCCGTCGAACTGCTGCTCGCGGCACTGGCGGGCTGCTCGGCGATCGACGTCGACGTGGTCACCGCGCGGCGCGCGGAGCCCACCCGCTTCGAGGTGACGGCGTCGGGACGCAAGTCCACCGAGGGCGGGAATCACCTCGAGGACGTCACCCTGCGGTTCGCGCTGGAGTTCCCCGAGGGCCCCGAGGGCGATCAGGCCCGCGCCCGGATCGACAACGCCCTGCGGGCGTCGCACGAGCGGGACTGCACGGTGTCGCGCACTGTGGAGTTGGCGACGCCGGTGACCTTCGAGCGGGTCGACTGA
- a CDS encoding GNAT family N-acetyltransferase, with amino-acid sequence MLDDTRRRIDGHWARRFGMPVPGLSPVMVGSTGLHEDAALVLLLGDHAYVDAPRAHLDAVAATVGALPPGAVLDPASWGALASGPVLGPADHFWADRSTELRPDVGLLDAARRDELAAHVSATEWADAGFDRPVQASFGIVEDGEVVAASVVTPLWGWPLDVGVLVRPDARGQGHGRRVAQAALASAIGMSGFAGYRVERSNTASRAIALGLGLTPHGANLSVPLPVG; translated from the coding sequence GTGCTGGACGACACGCGGCGCCGCATCGACGGGCACTGGGCCCGCCGGTTCGGCATGCCCGTTCCGGGGCTCTCGCCCGTCATGGTCGGCTCGACCGGACTGCACGAGGACGCGGCGCTGGTGCTGCTGCTGGGCGACCACGCCTACGTGGACGCCCCCCGGGCGCACCTGGACGCCGTCGCGGCGACCGTCGGCGCGCTGCCCCCGGGCGCCGTGCTGGACCCGGCGTCCTGGGGCGCGCTGGCCTCCGGCCCCGTGCTGGGGCCGGCCGACCACTTCTGGGCGGATCGCTCCACCGAACTGCGGCCCGACGTCGGGCTACTGGACGCCGCTCGCCGCGACGAGTTGGCCGCGCACGTGTCGGCGACCGAGTGGGCCGACGCCGGCTTCGACCGGCCCGTGCAGGCGTCGTTCGGGATCGTCGAGGACGGTGAGGTCGTGGCCGCGTCCGTCGTGACGCCGCTGTGGGGCTGGCCGCTGGACGTGGGCGTCCTCGTGCGCCCCGACGCGCGCGGGCAGGGCCACGGCCGCCGGGTCGCGCAGGCGGCGCTCGCCTCCGCGATCGGGATGAGCGGGTTCGCCGGCTACCGGGTGGAGCGGTCGAACACGGCCTCGCGGGCCATCGCGCTCGGGCTGGGGCTGACCCCGCACGGGGCCAACCTGAGCGTGCCCCTGCCCGTAGGCTGA
- the dapE gene encoding succinyl-diaminopimelate desuccinylase, with product MSLDLHADLPDLLTAVTDIESVSGNERALADAVEAALRACPHLDVIRQGDAVVARTMLGRPERVVIAGHLDTVPVAANLPSRRDGDRIYGRGTADMKGGVAVALSVAAATPEPRHDVTWIFYDNEEVEAARNGLGRLARERPDLLAGDFAVLMEPTSARIEGGCQGTLRFEITTLGLAAHSARSWLGHNAIHDAGAVLATLSGYLPRTVVVDGLEYRERLNAVGIAGGIAGNVIPDRCTVTINFRFAPDRSVEQAQEHVREVFAGHDLTFTDASPAARPGLEEPAAAAFVAAVGGEPRAKYGWTDVARFAELGVPAVNFGPADPGKAHADDEFCSVDDLYVTRDALVRWLA from the coding sequence ATGTCCCTCGACCTGCACGCCGACCTGCCCGACCTGCTGACCGCCGTCACCGACATCGAATCGGTCAGTGGGAACGAGCGGGCCCTCGCGGACGCCGTGGAGGCGGCCCTGCGCGCGTGCCCCCACCTCGACGTGATCCGGCAGGGCGACGCCGTCGTCGCGCGCACCATGCTCGGACGCCCCGAGCGGGTGGTCATCGCCGGCCACCTCGACACCGTTCCGGTGGCGGCCAACCTGCCCTCGCGGCGCGACGGCGACCGGATCTACGGCCGCGGGACGGCCGACATGAAGGGCGGCGTGGCCGTGGCGCTGTCCGTCGCCGCAGCCACCCCCGAACCGCGCCACGACGTCACCTGGATCTTCTACGACAACGAGGAGGTCGAGGCCGCCCGCAACGGGCTGGGGCGCCTCGCCCGGGAGCGGCCCGACCTGCTGGCGGGGGACTTCGCCGTCCTGATGGAGCCCACCTCGGCCCGCATCGAGGGCGGCTGCCAGGGGACGCTGCGCTTCGAGATCACCACGCTCGGCCTGGCCGCGCACTCGGCGCGCAGCTGGCTGGGGCACAACGCCATCCACGACGCCGGCGCGGTGCTGGCCACGTTGTCGGGCTACCTGCCGCGCACCGTCGTGGTCGACGGGCTGGAGTACCGCGAGCGCCTCAACGCGGTGGGGATCGCGGGCGGCATCGCCGGCAACGTCATCCCCGACCGCTGCACGGTGACCATCAACTTCCGGTTCGCGCCCGACCGCAGCGTCGAGCAGGCACAGGAGCACGTGCGGGAGGTGTTCGCCGGACACGACCTGACGTTCACCGACGCGTCGCCGGCGGCGCGCCCGGGGCTCGAGGAGCCCGCGGCGGCAGCGTTCGTCGCGGCGGTGGGCGGCGAGCCGCGCGCCAAGTACGGCTGGACCGACGTGGCGCGGTTCGCCGAACTCGGCGTCCCGGCGGTCAACTTCGGCCCCGCGGATCCGGGCAAGGCGCACGCGGACGACGAGTTCTGCTCCGTCGACGACCTCTACGTCACCCGCGACGCGCTCGTCCGCTGGCTCGCCTGA